The following proteins are encoded in a genomic region of Rhizobium sp. CCGE531:
- a CDS encoding 8-amino-7-oxononanoate synthase has translation MSAPALARYEAKLAGLHRRARVRTLLPQQGVDFTSNDYLGLANAPRLKAAISVAIERGVPAGAGGSRLLRGNHAEHEALEAEAASLFGADRVLYFGSGYMANAALFSTLPQRDDLIVHDALIHASAHEGIAASKAEVVAARHNDIDAFDQAIRNWRQTGGKGHPWIAVESLYSMDGDRAPVFELAELADRHDGFLVVDEAHATGIFGPGGRGLAAGLENRGNVVALHTCGKALGVSGALLGLPTALADYLINRARNFIYSTAPSPLMAAGVREALRIIVDEPERRLRLERLKNFAGEQLRTRLGASPSASQILPVMIGDNARALRIAEGMRAEGFDIRAIRPPAVPDGTARLRISITLNVDEGRIAEMFERLAAVTEEGRS, from the coding sequence TTGAGCGCGCCTGCACTCGCCCGCTACGAGGCGAAGCTTGCCGGCCTCCACCGCAGAGCACGTGTTCGCACCCTCCTGCCGCAGCAGGGTGTGGACTTCACTTCCAACGATTACCTTGGGCTCGCGAACGCGCCACGTCTGAAGGCGGCAATATCCGTCGCGATCGAAAGGGGCGTGCCGGCTGGCGCCGGGGGCTCGCGGCTGCTGCGCGGCAATCACGCCGAGCACGAGGCGCTTGAAGCGGAAGCTGCGTCGTTGTTCGGAGCTGATAGAGTGCTCTATTTCGGCAGCGGCTATATGGCGAATGCAGCGCTTTTCTCGACCTTGCCGCAGCGCGACGACTTGATCGTCCACGATGCGCTGATCCATGCGAGTGCGCATGAGGGGATCGCGGCAAGCAAGGCAGAGGTGGTGGCCGCGCGGCACAACGATATCGATGCGTTTGACCAGGCGATCCGCAACTGGCGGCAAACCGGAGGTAAAGGGCACCCGTGGATCGCGGTGGAGAGCCTTTATTCGATGGACGGGGACCGGGCGCCTGTCTTCGAACTTGCGGAACTTGCGGATCGGCACGACGGCTTTCTCGTTGTCGATGAGGCGCATGCGACCGGCATATTCGGTCCTGGCGGGCGCGGCTTGGCCGCCGGTCTGGAAAACCGGGGCAACGTCGTGGCACTGCACACCTGCGGCAAGGCGCTCGGCGTTTCAGGCGCGCTTCTCGGCCTGCCGACAGCTCTCGCCGACTATCTGATCAACCGCGCCCGCAATTTCATCTATTCGACTGCGCCCTCTCCCTTGATGGCGGCAGGGGTGCGAGAAGCGTTGCGTATAATCGTCGACGAACCGGAGCGGCGCCTGAGACTGGAGCGCTTGAAGAATTTCGCCGGAGAACAACTTCGGACCAGGCTCGGTGCTAGCCCCAGCGCTTCGCAGATCCTGCCTGTAATGATCGGTGACAATGCTCGTGCGCTCCGGATCGCCGAAGGCATGCGAGCCGAAGGTTTTGACATCCGGGCGATCCGGCCGCCGGCCGTTCCGGACGGCACGGCGCGTCTCAGGATTTCCATCACGCTCAATGTCGATGAAGGCCGGATCGCGGAGATGTTCGAGCGGCTTGCCGCCGTTACCGAGGAGGGCAGGTCATGA
- the bioB gene encoding biotin synthase BioB, translating into MTDGLHLDQHQPIQWITVEEARAIYNRPFNDLLFRAQLVHRTNFDPNAIQMSRLLSIKTGGCAEDCGYCSQSAHYPTGLKASKLMEVERVLTEARKAKEGGATRYCMGAAWRNPKDRDMEALIAMVEGVRAMGMETCMTLGMLTPEQSARLAEAGLDYYNHNIDTSERYYSEIITTRSFADRLETLANVRDAGIKVCAGGILGMGETVEDRISMLVTLANLPAPPESVPINMLIPIPGSKLADAAPVDPIDFVRTIALARILMPRSHVRLSAGRTEMSDEMQALCFFAGANSIFVGDTLLTADNPGEDHDAALFRRLGLKPMALEPAH; encoded by the coding sequence ATGACTGACGGTCTCCACTTGGATCAACATCAGCCGATACAATGGATCACCGTGGAAGAGGCAAGGGCAATTTACAATCGTCCCTTCAATGATCTTCTGTTCCGGGCACAGCTGGTACACCGCACCAATTTCGATCCCAATGCCATCCAGATGAGCCGACTCCTGTCGATCAAGACCGGCGGCTGCGCCGAGGACTGCGGCTATTGCAGCCAGTCCGCCCATTATCCGACCGGCCTCAAGGCCTCGAAGCTCATGGAGGTCGAACGTGTCCTGACAGAGGCGCGCAAGGCCAAGGAGGGCGGCGCGACGCGCTATTGCATGGGGGCCGCCTGGCGCAATCCGAAGGACCGCGACATGGAAGCACTCATTGCCATGGTCGAAGGGGTTAGGGCGATGGGCATGGAGACCTGCATGACGCTCGGCATGTTGACGCCCGAACAATCGGCACGGCTCGCGGAGGCGGGGCTCGACTATTACAACCACAACATCGATACCTCCGAACGCTATTACTCCGAAATCATCACCACCCGCAGCTTCGCGGATCGGCTGGAAACGCTGGCGAATGTCCGTGACGCTGGTATCAAAGTCTGCGCCGGCGGCATTCTCGGCATGGGCGAGACGGTCGAAGACCGGATCTCTATGCTGGTGACGCTCGCCAATCTGCCCGCGCCGCCGGAAAGCGTGCCGATCAACATGCTGATCCCGATCCCCGGTTCGAAGCTCGCCGATGCGGCGCCCGTCGACCCGATCGACTTCGTTCGCACGATTGCGCTCGCCCGTATCCTGATGCCGCGCTCGCATGTGCGGCTGTCGGCCGGCCGCACCGAGATGAGCGATGAGATGCAGGCCCTCTGTTTCTTTGCCGGCGCCAATTCCATCTTTGTCGGCGATACGCTGCTGACGGCGGACAATCCCGGAGAAGATCACGACGCTGCACTTTTCCGCCGCCTCGGTCTCAAGCCGATGGCCCTGGAGCCGGCTCATTGA
- a CDS encoding beta-ketoacyl-ACP synthase III → MSGRSSRLAGFGHAAPARCVGNAEIEMQLGLEAGWIERRTGIRTRHWAEDSETLSGLAAQAAHMALDDAAIAREDIALTLLATSTPDHLLPPSAPLLAHKLGLRKSGAIDLAGACSGFLYALTLADGFVRAQGRPVLVVAANILSRRINPAERASAVLFADAAGAVVLAPSRDRQRGLLSADLASDGRGYELIQIPAGGSNRPFSSDLSAEDVLMTMRDGREVFSRAVALMTRTSRRALDQAGLAAAEIDRFIPHQANVRMFDAVAGSLGIDPAKTVRTIETYGNSSAATIPLSLSVANSQTAFAEGETLLLTAAGAGLTGGATVVVV, encoded by the coding sequence ATGTCGGGCCGTTCTTCTCGTTTGGCCGGGTTCGGGCATGCCGCGCCTGCACGCTGCGTCGGCAATGCAGAAATCGAGATGCAACTCGGCCTTGAAGCGGGCTGGATAGAGCGTCGGACGGGCATCCGGACGCGCCATTGGGCCGAAGATAGCGAGACCTTGAGCGGCCTTGCAGCGCAGGCTGCACATATGGCGCTCGACGATGCGGCAATCGCACGCGAAGACATCGCGCTCACGCTGCTTGCGACATCCACCCCCGATCACCTGTTGCCACCCTCCGCACCACTGCTCGCGCACAAGCTGGGCCTCCGAAAATCCGGGGCGATCGATCTGGCCGGCGCCTGTTCGGGCTTTCTCTATGCACTGACGCTCGCGGACGGTTTCGTCCGCGCACAGGGGCGCCCCGTGCTCGTGGTCGCCGCAAATATCCTGAGCCGGCGTATCAATCCCGCAGAGCGCGCGAGCGCCGTGCTGTTTGCCGACGCGGCCGGTGCGGTCGTGCTTGCCCCATCTCGGGACCGCCAACGCGGCCTCCTCTCGGCCGACCTCGCCTCGGACGGACGTGGATATGAGCTGATCCAGATTCCGGCCGGCGGCAGCAATCGACCGTTTTCAAGCGATCTGAGCGCCGAGGACGTGCTGATGACAATGCGCGATGGCCGTGAGGTGTTTTCGCGCGCCGTCGCCCTGATGACGAGGACATCTAGGCGCGCACTGGACCAGGCCGGGCTTGCCGCCGCCGAGATCGACCGCTTCATTCCGCATCAGGCGAATGTGCGCATGTTCGATGCCGTCGCTGGCTCACTCGGCATCGATCCGGCAAAGACCGTGCGGACGATCGAGACCTACGGCAATTCGTCCGCCGCCACCATTCCATTGTCGCTCTCCGTCG
- a CDS encoding adenosylmethionine--8-amino-7-oxononanoate transaminase: MTRSPVWHPFTQHALEPPIKRVVSTEGAYLIDEDGNRILDATSSWWVITHGHRHPAIVNAIREANEAYDQIIFAEFSHAPAEELAEGLTAVAPPGLKHVFYSDSGSTSVEVALKMALGYFHNIGERRDRIVVMEHGYHGDTIGAMSTGDRGVFNAAYEPLLFGVDRLPFPETDREQETLDMFELFCLSGRVAALVIEPLVLGAGGMKMYGAGLLAGLKEIAERYDCLFIADEVMTGWGRTGTLFACEQAGITPDILCTSKGLTGGALPLAATLCTGEIFDAHLSTDRRKTFFHSSSYAANPIACAAAVANLEVWRGEPVAERVHSLETLHWQSLPRFEADARFTNIRQAGTIAALDLVVPAGGYLADVGPRMRKLFRERGLLIRPLGNVIYLMPPYCVTADELCHAYDAIDEVASIVLERE; the protein is encoded by the coding sequence ATGACCCGTTCGCCCGTTTGGCACCCCTTCACCCAGCATGCGCTGGAACCGCCGATTAAGCGCGTCGTCTCCACGGAAGGCGCCTACCTGATCGACGAAGACGGCAATCGCATCCTCGATGCGACCTCGTCATGGTGGGTGATCACGCACGGTCATCGGCATCCCGCAATCGTAAACGCGATCCGCGAGGCAAATGAAGCCTATGACCAGATCATTTTTGCCGAATTCTCGCATGCGCCCGCCGAGGAACTGGCCGAGGGACTGACCGCGGTCGCGCCGCCCGGATTGAAGCATGTCTTCTACTCGGACAGCGGCTCGACCTCCGTCGAGGTCGCGTTGAAGATGGCGCTCGGCTATTTCCACAACATCGGCGAACGGCGCGACCGCATCGTCGTCATGGAGCATGGCTATCATGGCGATACGATTGGCGCTATGTCGACCGGAGACCGAGGCGTCTTCAACGCTGCCTATGAGCCGTTGCTATTCGGCGTCGACCGATTGCCTTTTCCCGAAACGGATCGCGAGCAAGAAACGCTCGATATGTTCGAGCTATTCTGCCTCTCGGGTCGTGTGGCGGCACTGGTGATCGAGCCTTTGGTCCTTGGCGCCGGCGGCATGAAAATGTACGGTGCCGGGTTGCTTGCCGGGCTGAAGGAGATCGCCGAACGTTACGATTGCCTGTTCATCGCCGATGAAGTTATGACCGGCTGGGGGCGAACAGGCACCCTGTTTGCCTGCGAGCAGGCCGGTATAACTCCTGACATTCTCTGCACGTCCAAAGGATTGACGGGTGGTGCCCTGCCGCTTGCAGCAACGCTCTGCACGGGCGAGATATTCGACGCCCACCTCTCCACCGACCGGCGCAAGACCTTCTTCCATTCGAGTTCCTATGCCGCAAATCCGATCGCCTGCGCGGCGGCTGTCGCTAATCTCGAGGTCTGGCGCGGTGAGCCCGTTGCCGAGCGGGTTCACAGTCTTGAGACACTACATTGGCAGAGCCTGCCGAGGTTCGAGGCAGACGCGCGCTTCACAAATATCCGGCAGGCCGGGACGATTGCGGCCCTCGACCTTGTCGTGCCGGCCGGCGGCTATCTCGCCGATGTGGGGCCACGCATGCGCAAGCTGTTTCGCGAACGTGGGCTGCTCATCCGTCCACTAGGAAACGTCATCTACCTGATGCCGCCCTATTGCGTTACCGCCGATGAGCTCTGCCATGCCTATGACGCCATCGACGAGGTGGCTTCCATTGTTCTCGAGAGAGAATGA
- the bioD gene encoding dethiobiotin synthase, with amino-acid sequence MTPRFVITGTDTGIGKTVFSAALAGALNGSYWKPVQSGLDDETDSEAVARLGDVPPERILAEAYRLSTPASPHLSARLDGVAIDPSRLVPPETNGPLVIEGAGGLLVPLSDELVFADIFARWQIPVILCARTSLGAINHTLLSLEAMRHRGIPTFGVAFIGEENLETQRIIVDMGGVRSLGRLPTLPSVKSEAVRQAFKDNFDLASFAGMLE; translated from the coding sequence ATGACCCCGCGCTTCGTCATCACTGGCACCGATACCGGCATCGGCAAGACGGTATTTTCCGCAGCCTTGGCCGGCGCCTTGAACGGGTCCTACTGGAAGCCGGTGCAATCGGGCCTCGATGACGAAACCGACAGCGAAGCTGTGGCTCGCCTCGGCGATGTGCCGCCCGAACGCATCTTGGCGGAAGCCTATCGCCTTTCCACACCTGCCTCGCCGCATCTGTCGGCCCGGCTCGACGGTGTTGCGATCGACCCGAGCCGACTTGTTCCGCCGGAGACCAACGGGCCGCTGGTGATCGAAGGGGCAGGGGGGCTTCTCGTGCCGCTTTCGGACGAGCTGGTGTTCGCCGACATTTTCGCCCGCTGGCAGATTCCCGTCATCCTCTGCGCCCGTACGTCACTGGGCGCGATCAATCACACGCTGCTGTCGCTCGAAGCGATGAGGCATCGCGGTATCCCCACATTCGGCGTCGCCTTCATCGGCGAGGAAAACCTAGAGACGCAACGGATCATCGTGGACATGGGCGGTGTCCGGTCGCTCGGCCGACTGCCGACGCTCCCCAGCGTCAAATCAGAGGCGGTTCGGCAAGCATTTAAAGACAACTTCGATCTGGCTTCTTTTGCCGGGATGCTTGAATGA